One segment of Streptomyces sp. NBC_00576 DNA contains the following:
- a CDS encoding carbohydrate ABC transporter permease — protein MSPTTPGADRRRFWPRWRDYGRPRELVVRYLLLLFVLGITIGPLLWQLLASLKGVGEDVFGSNASLIPHHPTLRAYREIFDQVPVGTYIRNSVMIALLSIASQLAFSTMAGYMLSKPGWKGKKAVWVLLLASMMFPFESIMVSLFLSIRDLGLVDHLAGVWLPGFIGAINVLIMRAAFLAVPREIEDAAMLDGAGEWKRFRYLYLPSAYGAILVVTINTFISAWDDFLWPLIVLRSEEHFTLTLGLARLQTSSFGYDQRMVMAGSVISVVPVLVLFVITQRWFYRGVASGGVKL, from the coding sequence GTGTCCCCGACCACTCCCGGGGCGGACCGCCGACGCTTCTGGCCCCGCTGGCGGGACTACGGCCGCCCGCGCGAACTCGTCGTCCGCTACCTGCTGTTGCTGTTCGTCCTCGGCATCACGATCGGCCCGCTGCTGTGGCAGCTCCTGGCGTCGCTGAAGGGCGTCGGCGAGGACGTCTTCGGCTCGAACGCCTCCCTGATCCCCCACCACCCGACGCTCCGCGCCTACCGCGAGATCTTCGACCAGGTCCCGGTGGGCACGTACATCAGGAACAGCGTGATGATCGCGCTGCTGTCGATAGCGAGCCAGCTCGCCTTCTCGACGATGGCCGGCTACATGCTGTCCAAGCCGGGCTGGAAGGGCAAGAAGGCGGTCTGGGTCCTCCTGCTGGCGTCCATGATGTTCCCCTTCGAGTCCATCATGGTGTCGCTGTTCCTGAGCATCCGGGACCTGGGCCTCGTCGACCACCTGGCGGGCGTCTGGCTCCCCGGCTTCATCGGCGCGATCAACGTCCTGATCATGCGGGCGGCCTTCCTGGCGGTCCCGCGCGAGATCGAGGACGCGGCGATGCTGGACGGCGCGGGCGAGTGGAAGCGATTCCGCTACCTGTACCTGCCTTCGGCGTACGGCGCGATCCTGGTCGTCACCATCAACACGTTCATCAGCGCCTGGGACGACTTCCTCTGGCCGCTGATCGTGCTCCGTTCCGAGGAACACTTCACGCTGACGCTGGGCCTGGCGAGGCTGCAGACATCGTCGTTCGGGTACGACCAGCGGATGGTGATGGCGGGGTCGGTGATCTCTGTGGTGCCTGTGCTGGTGCTGTTCGTCATTACACAGCGGTGGTTCTATCGGGGGGTGGCTTCCGGGGGTGTGAAGCTCTGA